A single window of Vibrio gazogenes DNA harbors:
- a CDS encoding YaeP family protein, translating into MKVYDCCDLIRERYAQIGSGDQAYIPQAISCALRALNSIAADVSLPLETREQAAFAAANLLISDFEDK; encoded by the coding sequence ATGAAAGTATACGATTGCTGTGATTTAATCCGTGAGCGATACGCCCAGATTGGTAGTGGTGATCAGGCTTACATCCCTCAGGCGATCAGTTGTGCTCTGCGCGCGCTCAACAGTATCGCTGCCGATGTATCCCTCCCACTGGAAACGCGTGAGCAAGCCGCCTTCGCTGCTGCCAACTTATTGATTTCAGACTTTGAGGATAAATGA
- a CDS encoding YqcC family protein, giving the protein MSKYYQLNQSLNELEACLKMRQLWQNRPPSVQALSSRQPFAVDTLLPEQWLQWIFIPQMRQRIAEAAPVPSGFEMTPYFSEVWRDNPGYQPVIATLIKIEEHCRGA; this is encoded by the coding sequence ATGTCAAAATATTATCAGTTAAATCAATCACTCAATGAACTCGAAGCGTGTCTCAAAATGCGACAGCTATGGCAGAACAGACCGCCATCAGTGCAGGCTTTGTCGAGTCGGCAGCCATTTGCTGTGGATACACTATTACCGGAACAGTGGCTACAGTGGATTTTTATTCCGCAAATGCGACAACGGATAGCTGAAGCAGCACCCGTTCCGAGTGGTTTTGAAATGACGCCATACTTTAGTGAAGTCTGGCGAGATAATCCGGGTTATCAGCCTGTGATTGCTACATTAATCAAGATTGAGGAGCACTGTCGTGGTGCTTGA
- the truC gene encoding tRNA pseudouridine(65) synthase TruC, which translates to MLEIIYQDEFLIAVNKPAGMLVHRSWLDKHETRFVMQTLRDQIGQHVFPLHRLDRPTSGVLVFALSSEVAAQAMPLFVSHQMEKTYHAVVRGWIEEAAVLDYPLVEELDKIADKHAKTDKPAQPAVTAYRPLGKVEVPYSTGRFPTSRFALIEMKPQTGRKHQLRRHMHHLSHPIIGDTTHGDGKQNRLFRTHYDCHRLLLHASCLRFVHPVTGAAVMIRASFDQSWQQLFDQFGWCGLTDQ; encoded by the coding sequence GTGCTTGAAATTATTTACCAGGATGAATTCCTTATTGCGGTTAATAAGCCTGCCGGTATGTTGGTGCATCGCTCTTGGCTGGATAAACATGAAACCCGATTTGTGATGCAGACGCTACGTGATCAGATTGGTCAGCATGTGTTTCCTTTACATCGGCTTGATCGTCCGACATCTGGTGTGTTGGTGTTTGCGCTATCCAGTGAGGTTGCTGCACAGGCGATGCCGTTATTTGTCAGTCATCAGATGGAAAAAACCTATCATGCAGTGGTTCGGGGATGGATTGAAGAGGCCGCGGTACTTGATTATCCGCTGGTTGAGGAACTGGATAAGATTGCAGATAAGCACGCCAAAACGGATAAACCGGCGCAACCGGCTGTCACGGCTTATCGGCCATTGGGCAAAGTTGAAGTGCCTTATTCCACCGGACGTTTTCCGACCAGTCGTTTTGCGTTGATTGAAATGAAACCTCAGACAGGGCGTAAGCATCAGCTACGTCGGCATATGCATCACTTAAGTCATCCGATTATTGGTGATACGACTCACGGGGATGGTAAACAGAATCGTTTATTCAGAACGCATTATGATTGTCACCGCCTGTTACTGCATGCATCGTGTCTGCGCTTTGTTCATCCGGTAACCGGAGCGGCGGTCATGATTCGGGCTTCATTCGACCAATCATGGCAACAATTATTTGACCAGTTTGGCTGGTGTGGTTTAACCGATCAATAG
- a CDS encoding DUF4250 domain-containing protein has protein sequence MNLANFATMDPILLFSLVNTKLRDDFAGDLDQLASYYELDKQALIDRLASAGFEFLPEVGQFR, from the coding sequence ATGAATCTTGCCAACTTTGCCACGATGGATCCGATTCTACTATTCAGTTTAGTCAATACGAAGTTACGGGATGATTTTGCCGGAGATCTGGATCAGCTTGCATCTTATTACGAACTCGATAAACAAGCGTTGATTGACCGTCTTGCGAGCGCTGGATTTGAATTCCTTCCTGAGGTCGGACAGTTCCGTTAA
- a CDS encoding GNAT family N-acetyltransferase, which produces MTIATQRMLLLPYTDEYEFDFLSLLCTPGNRLFHQQPFSVSSARAKFHQVLADSNIYAMAIVENQNREYMGHLALDLHEKDVGELQFILSRLYWGKGYGTEALSAFLQNVSLRFSLKKIRIFVNEQNQPAVALMRKLGFVSRPSLSQTPETLYEYQLTVDGPAQKIWQG; this is translated from the coding sequence GTGACAATAGCAACGCAAAGAATGCTTTTGCTGCCTTATACGGATGAATATGAGTTCGATTTTCTATCGCTGTTATGCACTCCGGGAAACCGGTTGTTTCATCAACAGCCATTTAGTGTGTCCAGTGCCCGGGCAAAGTTTCATCAGGTTTTAGCGGATTCAAATATTTACGCGATGGCCATTGTTGAGAATCAAAATCGTGAATATATGGGACACCTTGCTTTAGATTTACATGAAAAAGACGTCGGAGAGCTCCAGTTTATTCTCAGCCGTCTTTATTGGGGCAAGGGTTATGGTACAGAGGCATTAAGTGCTTTCTTACAAAATGTATCTTTACGCTTCTCATTGAAAAAAATCCGTATTTTCGTCAATGAACAGAACCAGCCAGCGGTCGCTTTAATGCGGAAACTAGGGTTTGTTTCCCGCCCTTCATTATCGCAAACCCCAGAGACGCTCTATGAGTATCAACTCACAGTCGATGGACCGGCACAAAAAATTTGGCAGGGCTGA
- the tsaA gene encoding tRNA (N6-threonylcarbamoyladenosine(37)-N6)-methyltransferase TrmO produces MTPNDHTLTPIGIIHSPYKEKFAVPRQPRLVPAATAQIQLIGDANCPDSVRGIEQFSHLWLLFLFDQNLSAGWKPTVRPPRLGGNERIGVFASRSTFRPNGIGMSAVELHNIRQEGNQTWLDIGSVDLVDGTPIIDIKPYLPYADRIEHAHGGYADSEPTSTDVRFSDAARQSLAAHPRVNEIEAVITQVLAQDPRPAYKKGKPDEKEYAVNLFDLNVKFNVSQSIITVTAIERF; encoded by the coding sequence ATGACACCAAATGATCATACGCTCACACCGATTGGCATCATTCATAGTCCTTACAAAGAGAAATTTGCGGTACCACGACAACCCCGGCTGGTCCCGGCGGCTACCGCTCAAATTCAACTGATAGGTGACGCAAACTGTCCGGATTCAGTCCGGGGTATCGAACAATTCAGCCATCTGTGGCTCTTGTTCTTATTCGATCAGAATCTCAGTGCCGGCTGGAAACCAACCGTCCGTCCACCCCGACTTGGCGGTAACGAACGTATCGGTGTCTTTGCATCCCGCTCAACCTTTCGCCCCAACGGCATTGGTATGTCAGCGGTTGAATTACATAATATCCGTCAGGAAGGCAACCAAACATGGCTCGATATCGGCAGCGTTGATTTAGTCGATGGGACGCCGATTATCGATATTAAACCTTACCTCCCTTATGCTGACCGAATTGAACATGCCCACGGCGGATATGCTGACAGCGAACCGACATCGACAGATGTCCGCTTCAGTGATGCTGCGCGCCAATCACTTGCCGCCCATCCTCGTGTCAATGAAATTGAAGCCGTCATTACTCAGGTTTTAGCGCAGGATCCTCGTCCGGCTTATAAAAAAGGCAAACCTGATGAGAAAGAGTATGCGGTGAATTTGTTCGATCTCAACGTCAAATTCAATGTCAGTCAGTCGATCATCACGGTTACCGCAATAGAACGCTTTTGA
- a CDS encoding proline--tRNA ligase: MRTSKYLLSTLKETPNDAEIVSHQLMLRAGMIRKLASGLYTWLPTGLRVLRKVENIIREEMNKAGAVETLMPVVQPSELWQETGRWDKFGPELLRIADRHDRPFVLGPTHEEVITDMIRNEVKSYKQLPLSLYQIQTKFRDEVRPRFGVMRSREFIMKDAYSFHIDRESLEATYQDMHTAYCNIFNRMGLDFRPVLADSGAIGGSGSQEFHVLAESGEDLIAFSTESDYAANLEKAEALAPTTTRAEPTQTMTLVDTPDAKTIAQLVEQFNLPIEKTIKTLYVKASDHVEAPIIALLVRGDHELNEVKAENLPEVAAPLTFATEEEIRELIGAGPGSLGPVGLKLPCVVDRSVAVMSNFAAGANIDDKHYFGINWGRDVELGQVADLRNVVEGDPSPCGQGTLLLKRGIEVGHIFQLGTNYSESMKANVLGPDGKSVTMEMGCYGIGCTRVVAASIEQNNDQNGIIWPDAIAPFEVVIVPMNMHKSERVQEAAEKLYADLQAQGIDVLFDDRKERPGVMFSDMELIGIPHMIIIGDRSMDEGNFEYKNRRSGEKTSVSMGDVVAHLQTQLTR, encoded by the coding sequence ATGCGTACCAGTAAATATCTTCTTTCAACATTGAAGGAGACACCAAACGACGCAGAAATCGTCAGCCATCAGCTCATGCTACGGGCTGGTATGATTCGGAAACTCGCTTCCGGCCTTTATACTTGGTTACCGACCGGACTGCGTGTGCTGCGTAAAGTCGAGAATATTATTCGGGAAGAAATGAATAAAGCCGGCGCTGTAGAAACACTGATGCCGGTCGTTCAACCTTCGGAGCTTTGGCAAGAAACCGGCCGTTGGGATAAATTCGGCCCTGAATTACTGCGGATTGCAGACCGCCATGACCGACCGTTTGTACTGGGACCGACTCATGAAGAAGTCATCACCGATATGATTCGTAACGAAGTCAAATCCTATAAACAGTTGCCTTTGAGTTTGTATCAGATTCAAACGAAATTCCGTGATGAAGTTCGTCCCCGTTTCGGTGTCATGCGTTCACGAGAATTCATCATGAAAGACGCATACTCTTTCCATATCGATCGGGAAAGTCTGGAAGCAACCTATCAGGATATGCATACCGCTTACTGTAATATTTTCAATCGTATGGGGCTCGATTTCCGCCCTGTGTTAGCTGATTCCGGTGCTATCGGTGGCAGTGGCTCACAAGAATTCCACGTTCTGGCTGAAAGCGGTGAAGATTTAATTGCCTTCTCAACTGAGTCAGATTACGCAGCCAACCTTGAAAAGGCAGAAGCGCTGGCTCCGACAACAACACGAGCGGAACCGACACAGACAATGACGCTGGTCGATACGCCGGATGCCAAAACCATCGCCCAGTTGGTTGAACAGTTTAATTTGCCGATTGAAAAGACGATCAAAACACTTTACGTCAAAGCATCAGATCATGTTGAAGCTCCCATTATTGCCTTGTTGGTTCGCGGTGATCATGAGCTGAATGAAGTGAAAGCAGAAAATCTACCTGAAGTTGCAGCGCCACTGACGTTTGCCACCGAAGAAGAGATTCGAGAACTTATCGGCGCAGGGCCGGGCTCTTTAGGGCCTGTCGGTCTGAAATTACCCTGTGTGGTTGACCGTTCCGTTGCGGTGATGAGCAACTTTGCGGCAGGTGCGAACATCGATGATAAACACTACTTCGGGATTAACTGGGGACGTGACGTTGAACTCGGGCAAGTTGCCGATCTGCGTAATGTCGTGGAAGGCGACCCAAGTCCATGCGGACAAGGTACGCTCCTTCTAAAACGAGGCATTGAAGTCGGCCACATCTTCCAGTTGGGCACTAACTATTCAGAATCAATGAAAGCCAATGTGTTGGGCCCGGATGGTAAGAGCGTTACCATGGAAATGGGGTGCTACGGGATCGGATGTACACGGGTTGTTGCTGCCTCAATCGAGCAGAATAATGACCAGAATGGTATTATCTGGCCGGACGCTATTGCACCGTTTGAAGTCGTGATTGTACCGATGAATATGCACAAATCCGAGCGTGTTCAAGAAGCCGCAGAAAAATTATACGCTGACTTACAAGCACAAGGCATTGATGTCTTGTTTGATGATCGTAAAGAGCGCCCCGGCGTGATGTTTTCCGATATGGAACTGATCGGGATTCCACACATGATCATTATCGGTGACCGCAGTATGGATGAAGGCAATTTCGAATATAAAAACCGTCGGTCCGGTGAAAAAACGTCCGTATCGATGGGTGATGTTGTCGCCCATCTTCAGACTCAGCTCACTCGATAA
- the dxs gene encoding 1-deoxy-D-xylulose-5-phosphate synthase — protein sequence MTLDISKYPTLALANTPQELRALPKDVLPTLCEELRTYLLNSVSQSSGHLASGLGTVELTVALHYVYETPFDRLIWDVGHQAYPHKILTGRREAMPTIRQKDGLHPFPWRGESEYDTLSVGHSSTSISAALGMAICAGKEGKSRKVVSVIGDGAITAGMAFEAMNHAGDLHPDMLVILNDNEMSISENVGALNNHLAQLLSGHFYTSIREGGKKVLSGLPPIKEFAKKTEEHLKGMVVPGTLFEELGFNYIGPVDGHDVIELAKTLKNMRELKGPQFLHIMTKKGKGYEQAEKDPIGYHAVPKFDPNDTSLPKNSGTHPTYSKVFGDFLCDMAALDPKLLAITPAMREGSGMVAFSKAYPEQYFDVAIAEQHAVTLATGMAISDYHPIVAIYSTFLQRGYDQLIHDVAIMDLPVMFAIDRAGLVGADGQTHQGAFDLSFLRCIPNMVIMTPSDENECRQMLYTGHQHSGPSAVRYPRGTGTGAEIQHQFTALEIGKGRIVRQGKKVAILNFGALLPHAQTAADILDATVADMRFVKPLDETLIRDLAQQHDVLVTLEENAIAGGAGAGVIEFLMKEKLLKPTLNLGLPDQFIHQGTQSELHAELGLDAAGIEQAIRDYMQ from the coding sequence ATGACCCTTGATATTTCAAAATATCCGACACTGGCATTGGCAAATACACCTCAAGAGCTGAGAGCGCTGCCGAAAGACGTGCTACCGACATTGTGTGAAGAGCTGAGAACTTATCTGCTCAACTCGGTCAGTCAGTCGAGCGGACATCTGGCCTCTGGCTTAGGGACAGTCGAACTGACTGTTGCGCTTCACTATGTATATGAGACACCGTTTGATCGATTGATCTGGGACGTTGGTCATCAGGCTTACCCCCATAAGATCCTGACCGGCCGACGCGAAGCCATGCCGACGATTCGCCAAAAAGACGGCCTTCACCCATTTCCATGGCGTGGAGAAAGCGAATATGACACGTTGTCTGTTGGCCATTCATCAACTTCGATCAGTGCCGCATTGGGGATGGCGATTTGTGCCGGTAAAGAAGGGAAATCAAGAAAAGTTGTTAGTGTGATCGGTGATGGCGCAATTACCGCTGGGATGGCTTTTGAAGCGATGAACCATGCAGGCGATCTGCATCCCGATATGCTGGTGATCCTCAACGACAATGAAATGTCTATTTCAGAAAATGTCGGTGCCCTGAATAATCATTTAGCACAACTGCTCTCTGGTCATTTTTATACATCGATCCGCGAAGGCGGTAAAAAAGTCCTTTCCGGGCTGCCACCGATTAAAGAGTTTGCCAAGAAAACCGAAGAACACCTGAAAGGTATGGTTGTTCCGGGCACGTTGTTTGAAGAACTCGGGTTTAACTATATCGGCCCGGTTGACGGACACGATGTGATTGAGTTAGCAAAAACGCTGAAAAATATGCGTGAACTCAAAGGCCCGCAATTCCTTCATATCATGACCAAAAAGGGAAAAGGTTACGAGCAAGCTGAAAAAGATCCGATCGGCTATCATGCGGTACCGAAGTTTGATCCCAATGATACATCGCTGCCTAAAAATAGCGGAACGCACCCAACCTATTCAAAAGTCTTCGGTGATTTTCTTTGTGATATGGCCGCGCTTGATCCCAAACTGCTGGCTATCACACCGGCGATGCGAGAAGGCTCCGGCATGGTGGCGTTTTCCAAAGCATATCCTGAACAATACTTTGACGTCGCTATCGCCGAACAACATGCCGTCACATTAGCAACCGGAATGGCGATTAGTGACTATCACCCGATTGTCGCTATCTATTCAACCTTCCTGCAACGGGGTTACGATCAGTTGATTCATGATGTAGCAATTATGGATTTACCCGTCATGTTTGCGATTGACCGTGCCGGTTTGGTTGGCGCTGACGGGCAGACCCATCAGGGGGCATTTGATCTCAGTTTTCTGCGTTGTATTCCCAATATGGTGATTATGACACCGAGTGATGAAAACGAGTGTCGCCAAATGCTCTATACCGGCCATCAACACTCAGGGCCAAGTGCTGTACGCTATCCGCGAGGGACAGGCACCGGAGCTGAGATTCAGCATCAGTTTACTGCACTTGAGATCGGGAAAGGTCGCATCGTCAGACAAGGTAAAAAAGTGGCTATTCTCAATTTTGGAGCCTTGCTGCCACATGCGCAGACCGCTGCTGACATCCTGGATGCGACCGTCGCTGATATGCGATTTGTCAAACCACTGGATGAAACCCTGATTCGCGATTTGGCACAACAGCATGATGTACTCGTCACACTGGAAGAGAATGCGATTGCTGGAGGTGCCGGTGCTGGTGTGATTGAATTTCTGATGAAAGAAAAGCTGCTGAAGCCCACGTTAAATCTGGGATTACCGGACCAATTCATTCATCAGGGCACGCAAAGTGAATTGCATGCCGAACTGGGATTAGACGCAGCGGGTATTGAACAAGCCATTCGTGATTACATGCAATAA
- a CDS encoding DUF3549 family protein produces the protein MKTIYTLTELLKQSGCQYQVVDLGRRIQPIASESFARIEQAQQPYPYPLQRMARLAIVYWNETKQPWIWFLQFELDERGRLQPTDISEFIRFMLEAMGTRIHQNLTEAQQQKLANNPYTFTPPEEKMAVFHSQVKAMLKLPASQYYEHAQCYFQGNLGWNNWQTIGLQGITDICARLGQEQNAPSLLKAFNHLPSEPCYALLGALEHTPLTEKIANKLQAMVHEQMQQASPDLFFLSALLRALSGAPGKQLEETVASLLAQPHLCHAEILIGIAGRSWSALTQPQQAELFLTRLAQTGQQTLFNQLFADLVMLPELRVILLPLLHSTASEELTTALVTLQQQTRSR, from the coding sequence ATGAAAACAATATATACGCTGACCGAACTCCTGAAGCAAAGTGGCTGCCAATATCAGGTTGTTGACCTCGGACGTCGCATTCAACCCATTGCTTCGGAGAGTTTTGCCAGAATAGAACAGGCACAGCAACCTTACCCTTATCCACTCCAGCGAATGGCTCGGCTGGCAATTGTTTACTGGAATGAAACGAAACAGCCCTGGATTTGGTTTTTGCAGTTTGAACTGGATGAAAGAGGTCGACTACAACCGACAGACATCAGTGAGTTCATTCGCTTTATGCTGGAAGCAATGGGGACTCGGATTCATCAGAATCTGACGGAAGCGCAACAACAGAAACTGGCTAACAATCCTTATACTTTCACGCCACCGGAAGAAAAAATGGCAGTATTTCATAGTCAGGTGAAAGCAATGCTCAAATTACCAGCCAGTCAATACTATGAACATGCACAATGCTATTTTCAGGGAAATCTCGGTTGGAACAATTGGCAAACCATCGGGTTACAGGGCATCACAGATATTTGCGCTCGACTAGGACAGGAACAAAATGCACCCAGTCTGCTGAAAGCTTTCAATCATCTCCCGTCAGAGCCTTGCTACGCCCTGTTAGGTGCTTTGGAACACACGCCTCTGACCGAAAAAATTGCCAATAAATTGCAAGCGATGGTGCATGAACAAATGCAGCAAGCGTCCCCTGACCTGTTCTTTCTCTCAGCCTTACTCCGAGCCTTATCCGGCGCACCAGGTAAACAATTGGAGGAAACTGTTGCCAGCCTGTTGGCACAGCCACACCTGTGTCATGCAGAAATATTGATCGGGATTGCCGGTCGCAGTTGGTCAGCACTCACTCAACCACAGCAGGCTGAACTGTTCTTGACCCGACTGGCTCAAACCGGTCAGCAGACACTGTTCAATCAACTCTTTGCCGATTTAGTGATGCTTCCTGAGTTGAGGGTCATCTTATTGCCATTACTGCATAGCACAGCATCTGAAGAACTAACAACCGCGCTGGTAACGCTCCAGCAACAAACCAGAAGCCGATAA
- a CDS encoding YaiI/YqxD family protein: MNIWVDADACPKVIREVILRAVERTGVSCTFVANHAIPLPRRDNIRFLQVESGFDVADNEIVRRVAADDLVITSDIPLASEILAHQAMALSPRGDWFTLDTIKARLTMRDFMETMRASGVQTGGPPVMSQAERRDFANHLDRILAKSTRAASGPKS, from the coding sequence ATGAATATATGGGTCGATGCCGACGCCTGTCCGAAAGTCATCCGGGAAGTCATCCTACGGGCTGTCGAACGTACCGGAGTCTCATGTACTTTTGTTGCGAACCACGCGATTCCGCTACCCCGTCGCGACAATATCCGCTTCTTACAAGTAGAAAGCGGTTTTGATGTTGCCGACAACGAAATCGTCCGCCGGGTTGCCGCGGATGATCTGGTGATCACATCCGACATTCCGCTTGCCAGTGAAATTTTGGCGCATCAAGCCATGGCATTAAGTCCGCGTGGCGACTGGTTTACCCTTGACACAATTAAAGCCAGACTCACCATGCGCGATTTTATGGAAACCATGCGTGCCAGCGGTGTTCAAACCGGCGGTCCACCAGTCATGAGTCAGGCTGAACGCCGTGACTTTGCCAACCATCTTGACCGGATTTTAGCCAAGTCAACTCGGGCGGCGTCAGGGCCGAAATCATGA
- a CDS encoding methyl-accepting chemotaxis protein, which translates to MKQLGLKKLLILSVMLLVGVSVSITSYVLYSQEEKILTENVFQSSENYVASKAAVIETILQEKINGIHQLAQHYQQQDITRSEDELIPLTQSLAAAMNLDSFVIGLDDGRAYWSMENQAWPNHRLKGDSRDMDWYKQGLASGSVSITPPYLGSSKQKYWVSILERIKGGVITTDMELDFLSQIVKESNKIKGAVALILDEDSRILATTSSALKLGDDLRDTQWGRPLALHMVEHEFSHLGYDLNGIDKLMFSHRIHLGQKNWYYMIGLDKSVVFKQLTEARNSAILFSFLACLVSVIITYFLIQVLYRPILSLKETIQGLASGQGDLTQRLKVETNDDLGQISQGVNQFIENLQHMMLEIQKYCHSLQANVEHMLSQSEKNSSILKKHVSETEQVVTAIEEMSSTADSMATDAANTASLVARTNETSVESREIIDRSKETVSALIDDVEHSVSDVHNMTVETQKINEILSVIGEIAEQTNLLALNAAIEAARAGEQGRGFAVVADEVRSLASRTKDSTTEVELALKSLANGNHAVVNSMEHTRTRCQETAEGAGQAADSLEVISRHVMDINDLSSQIATAAEEQSCVTQELSRNMSAINDMVVELESIGVQSVSDMGDIADINNSLTAIVSRFKL; encoded by the coding sequence ATGAAACAACTTGGATTAAAAAAATTGCTAATATTGTCCGTCATGTTATTGGTTGGTGTGTCGGTTTCAATTACTAGTTATGTACTCTATTCTCAGGAAGAAAAAATCCTGACAGAGAATGTTTTTCAGTCGAGCGAAAATTATGTCGCATCAAAAGCAGCGGTTATTGAAACCATTCTGCAAGAGAAAATTAATGGGATTCATCAACTGGCACAGCATTATCAGCAGCAGGACATCACCAGATCTGAAGATGAGTTGATTCCATTAACACAGTCGCTGGCGGCTGCTATGAATCTGGATAGTTTTGTGATTGGTCTGGATGATGGCAGAGCATATTGGAGCATGGAAAATCAAGCCTGGCCGAATCACCGACTGAAGGGGGATTCTCGGGATATGGATTGGTATAAGCAAGGACTGGCATCTGGTTCGGTGAGTATTACGCCACCATATCTTGGATCGTCCAAGCAAAAATACTGGGTCAGTATTCTGGAAAGGATCAAAGGTGGTGTGATCACGACCGATATGGAGCTCGATTTTTTAAGTCAAATTGTTAAGGAATCGAACAAAATCAAGGGTGCTGTTGCGCTTATTCTCGACGAGGATAGCCGGATTTTGGCAACAACATCATCTGCCTTGAAATTGGGTGACGATCTTCGTGATACGCAATGGGGACGTCCTCTGGCTTTACATATGGTCGAGCATGAGTTTAGCCATCTTGGCTATGATCTGAATGGAATAGACAAGTTGATGTTCTCTCACCGGATTCATTTAGGGCAGAAAAATTGGTATTACATGATCGGTTTGGATAAGTCAGTTGTTTTTAAACAATTAACCGAAGCCAGAAACAGTGCAATTCTTTTCTCATTCCTTGCTTGTCTTGTCAGTGTGATTATCACTTATTTTCTGATTCAGGTACTTTACCGTCCTATTTTATCATTGAAAGAAACGATTCAGGGATTAGCCAGTGGACAAGGTGATTTGACCCAGCGCCTGAAGGTTGAAACGAATGATGATTTAGGCCAGATTTCTCAGGGTGTGAATCAGTTCATTGAAAACCTGCAACATATGATGCTGGAGATTCAAAAGTATTGTCACTCGCTACAAGCGAATGTTGAACATATGCTGAGTCAGTCAGAGAAGAATAGTTCAATTTTGAAAAAGCATGTTTCGGAGACGGAACAGGTTGTCACGGCGATTGAAGAAATGAGTTCGACGGCTGACTCGATGGCGACGGACGCAGCCAATACAGCCAGCCTCGTGGCGCGTACCAATGAAACCAGTGTAGAATCTCGTGAGATCATTGATCGTTCAAAAGAGACGGTTTCAGCGCTGATTGATGATGTGGAACATTCTGTTAGCGATGTACATAATATGACGGTCGAAACCCAGAAAATTAATGAAATACTGAGTGTGATTGGGGAAATTGCAGAGCAAACGAATTTACTGGCTTTGAATGCTGCAATTGAAGCGGCCCGGGCAGGGGAACAAGGGCGAGGATTTGCTGTTGTTGCAGATGAAGTGCGTAGCCTTGCCAGCCGAACCAAAGATAGTACCACTGAAGTTGAGCTAGCGCTGAAGAGTCTTGCCAATGGTAACCACGCGGTGGTCAATTCGATGGAACATACACGGACGCGTTGTCAGGAGACCGCAGAAGGTGCCGGGCAGGCGGCAGATAGTTTGGAAGTCATCTCCCGACATGTCATGGATATTAATGATCTGAGCTCTCAAATTGCGACCGCAGCTGAGGAGCAAAGCTGTGTGACTCAAGAGCTGAGCCGCAATATGTCGGCAATTAATGATATGGTTGTTGAACTGGAGTCGATTGGGGTGCAGTCGGTGTCCGATATGGGCGATATTGCGGATATCAATAACAGTCTGACGGCAATTGTCTCGCGTTTTAAACTGTAA
- a CDS encoding DUF3301 domain-containing protein, producing the protein MQDLMLIFLVCFGCFLFWQQRRQAEIARQTIERKCRQLELQVVSITFRHRLVDEQRRWYWHTRYTFEFSSLGDDCYEGYLDMIRFSPAKFFVPVHRL; encoded by the coding sequence ATGCAGGACTTGATGCTAATTTTCTTGGTTTGCTTTGGCTGCTTCTTGTTCTGGCAACAACGGCGCCAAGCCGAAATTGCCAGACAAACGATAGAAAGAAAGTGTCGTCAACTGGAACTACAAGTGGTCAGTATTACGTTCAGACACCGTCTTGTTGATGAACAACGTCGCTGGTACTGGCATACCAGATACACATTCGAGTTTTCATCCTTGGGAGATGATTGCTATGAAGGGTATTTGGATATGATTCGATTCAGCCCTGCCAAATTTTTTGTGCCGGTCCATCGACTGTGA